CGCTGTTGTGGAGTGACTGATCTACTTTACTGAGAACTATCTGACGCAGATTCATCAAACCTAGAAAAAGgagggaaaaatgaaaaaaatttccTGACAAAGATCTGTGCATAGACACTGTAGaggatttttttaaacaaacttcAGAGTCTGACCAGTATTGGCTACTCTGGAAGAAATGAGCTTGTCCAGCAGATTATCAGGGATCGGGCTGCCATCCTTGTAGTGGCGAGACATTCTCCTAAGAGGTTCCTTCTCCCAGACCCAGTTTTCAAGCATCTGAGACGGCACCTCCACAAAGTCAATCTCGACCAAGGTTCCACTAAATTCTGAAAAAGTGGTCTGatacaaacacagaaaaagttACTTCTCTCCACTGCTGATACAACTCATACAATAAACGAATACAATAAAACTAACAATGGTCTACCTTGGAACACAGCTCGTGCATTACGTGACCAAACTCATGAAAGTATGTTTCCACTTCATGGTGCTGGAGGAGAGAGGGCCAGCCTTTTCTGGGCTTGGTAAAGTTAGCCACCATAGCTGCCACTGGAAGCCTGCGTTTTCCATCAGGGCCTCTGCACCCAGGCTGGAGCCCAAAGCAGGCAGCATGCCCATACTTCCCTTCTCTGGTGGAAGACAGATTGTTCAGTACATGTCACATAGAAATTCAAATGCACGATATGCATACCACAGATCACAAGCTTTCATCACTACCCACTTAAATTCATGCTTCGTCACTTTCTTATGGGAAGTGTCATACATGCGAGGGTTTCATGATATCATTTATGACATATTTTTTACCTGGGATGCAAGTCCAGATAGAACTGTCCTATCTCTTCCTCCGTTTCAGTGTCCCGGGCTGAAAAGATCTTGACATCTTCGTGCCACACGTGTGCATGCTCCATCTCTGTGAATGTGAGACCCAGCAGCTCCTGGTAAATGCCAAGCAGTCCTTCTGTCACCACATCAAGTGGGAAATACTCAATTAGTTTGTCCTTGTTCACCGCAAACTTGAACTGCTCCACTTGATTCATGTAGTAGGGCAAATCCCAGGCGTTGATCTGTCCGTCATAATTGTAGCCCCTCATTAAACACTCTCTCTTCTTGAGCGCAAGAATGTATTTTCTCTCCTTGGTCCCGACCGGCTTCAGAGTCTCATAGAATTTATCTGTAAAGTGCAAGGTGAGAAATAAAAGTCTTTACAACCACAGTTACTACTATACAGTATGTTGTTTCAACCCTGATCTaattatattttctttatatCTTATTTCAAAGCCCTTGAGTATGCCCTCCTGCCTTTTCACACACAATAAATCATGACTTcaattattaaatatattttttgctgtaaatccGTCTTAGTCTATTTACATCTTTTCACAGATTTTAAATACAACACATACAAGTAATAACCAGTAGCCCCTTTCCACTTAGAAATATAATGTATATGGCCATGTGTGCCATGTGCCTTCGTGAGCCATAAATCATTCCGTTCTGCTACATGCAAGAGGCATGCAGTTTCACATTCAATACATTCAGTTAGTGTTACATTTCACCTGTTAGCTTGACTCGGTACTCAGCTGCCTGCCCCATAAGGTTCCTTTTGCAACATCAAAAGATGCTAGATGCCCCAAGTTTTAATGTGCAATGACACAAACAGAATATATGCGTGAAGCACACGTGCATGTGCCGAAGGTGTGAAGAGTTCATACCTAGAAAGTCAGACACATTGCTTGCATTCTTGGCCATGTTAACCTCCAGTACATAGTTGGAGTGGCTATTGTAACCAAGTAAGTCTGCAACCTTTGCCCTCAGCTGTATTAACTGCTCAAGGATTGCAGTgttaacctgaaaaataagtagagGAGCAAAATATGCAGATCAGCAATGTATGAAGTTCAGTAAGTACATGCTAGAAATAGAAGATATTTCTTTAAATACTTGTGCTCTTTTCTCCACATATTACATAAACTGTGGGGCACAGAAATTGTGACAAAAATATCAGGAAAGTGTGCGATACTTTTACCTCTTTACATCTGCTATGGAAAGCAGTTTCCATCTTCCTCCTGGTCTCAGGAATGTGACACCTCTTCATCAGGGGATAGTAATGGGGATATGCAAGTGTCACTATGTAGTGTCCATCCGCAGTTTTCTCCAGACCATTGAGATACGTTTCTGCAAGCCCACCTTTACACAAATATGCAGTGGTAACAGTGTGAAAACCAACTCTAGACATAAGAGTCAGTTTTATGAGACTGAGCTTACCTAGTTCACGTTCGGTAAATACAAGAGAAGTGTTGTCCTCATTCAGATTCTTGTTGAACTCAATGGAGAGTTCAGCTATCAATTTGGAGGTTCTTTTTATTTCCTTGGGAGGAAAGAAAAGTTTTACTAAGGCATGAAGGAACATCATTaagattttctgttttattttaatgcatttttggcACTTGAAGCACTAAGGTAAATAAAAGTGTAtcctcacaatcaacttttaaaACACAACTGTAACTTTTTTCTTCCATTCATATAAGACTTTATAACAGTTCACAGTAATCCCCCCCAATCACACCGTGTGCAATCACAATGTAAATATCTAAATACTATTTAAATTTCAAtaatgtttaattctaattctctatttatataaataccaa
This region of Sphaeramia orbicularis chromosome 12, fSphaOr1.1, whole genome shotgun sequence genomic DNA includes:
- the nln gene encoding neurolysin, mitochondrial, whose translation is MCALRVCAFRALWSLSKPQQRMTIQNRYVISARDYSQAGNQNTLRWDLSPEDIKTRTDNLINRIKKVYDDVGSLNIENICVENTLKALANAKLDYASSRHVLDFPQHVSPSKEVRTASTEADKKLSEFDVELNMREDVFKRLTALQAKLQDNLPPEEKRLLDRLVTLGKRNGLHLSKDIQEEIKRTSKLIAELSIEFNKNLNEDNTSLVFTERELGGLAETYLNGLEKTADGHYIVTLAYPHYYPLMKRCHIPETRRKMETAFHSRCKEVNTAILEQLIQLRAKVADLLGYNSHSNYVLEVNMAKNASNVSDFLDKFYETLKPVGTKERKYILALKKRECLMRGYNYDGQINAWDLPYYMNQVEQFKFAVNKDKLIEYFPLDVVTEGLLGIYQELLGLTFTEMEHAHVWHEDVKIFSARDTETEEEIGQFYLDLHPREGKYGHAACFGLQPGCRGPDGKRRLPVAAMVANFTKPRKGWPSLLQHHEVETYFHEFGHVMHELCSKTTFSEFSGTLVEIDFVEVPSQMLENWVWEKEPLRRMSRHYKDGSPIPDNLLDKLISSRVANTGLMNLRQIVLSKVDQSLHNSDSANTAEVFAQHCQDILGIPATPGTNMTASFGHLAGGYDGQYYSYLWSEVYSMDIFSSRFKKEGIMNPKVGREYRRVILEAGGSVDGMDMLKTFLGRAPCQEAFFQCKGLMKSQETKTV